A stretch of the Papaver somniferum cultivar HN1 chromosome 6, ASM357369v1, whole genome shotgun sequence genome encodes the following:
- the LOC113291851 gene encoding uncharacterized protein LOC113291851, with the protein MTSLNNAALMKMTWKVMTEDSELDNFIRARFKGSAYNKSSVWHGFKEHWNIIQENLVWLVGDGSNIDFWNDVWCINMGSSIVDFLDLDNSNLHNTVADFVEEGNWCFPTYMP; encoded by the coding sequence ATGACGAGTCTTAATAATGCAGCTCTCATGAAGATGACTTGGAAGGTAATGACTGAGGACTCTGAACTTGATAATTTTATTCGTGCTCGTTTTAAAGGCTCTGCCTACAACAAATCTTCAGTGTGGCATGGTTTTAAGGAACATTGGAATATCATTCAAGAAAATCTCGTCTGGTTAGTCGGTGATGGTAGTAACATAGACTTCTGGAATGATGTTTGGTGCATTAATATGGGTTCCTCCATCGTAGATTTCTTAGACCTGGATAATTCGAACTTACACAACACAGTTGCAGATTTTGTTGAAGAAGGAAACTGGTGCTTTCCTACTTATATGCCATAG
- the LOC113291852 gene encoding uncharacterized protein LOC113291852: MTIFEEYGHDSGQYISAAKCTIFSSKHITDRASIIAASYDIRMGTLPFRYLGVPIFQGKPKKSHLNGIMDIIKLKFAAWKCKSLSMMGRVEIVKTVIFSSALYSFHVYMCPSSCIQILEQWIRNFVWTGDINSTHHNGVAWDKV, encoded by the coding sequence ATGACTATTTTTGAAGAATATGGTCATGACTCTGGTCAGTATATCAGTGCGGCTAAGTGCACAATCTTTTCTAGCAAGCACATTACAGATAGAGCTTCCATTATTGCTGCATCTTATGATATCCGGATGGGCACCCTTCCTTTTCGTTATCTTGGAGTCCCTATTTTCCAAGGCAAGCCAAAGAAATCTCATCTTAATGGGATTATGGACATAATCAAGCTAAAATTTGCGGCATGGAAATGTAAGTCTTTATCCATGATGGGGAGAGTTGAAATTGTTAAAACTGTCATATTTAGCTCTGCCCTGTACAGCTTTCATGTTTATATGTGTCCTAGTTCTTGCATTCAAATTCTGGAGCAGTGGATTCGTAATTTTGTGTGGACTGGAGATATAAACTCTACTCATCATAACGGTGTAGCTTGGGATAAAGTTTGA